TATGTGTTCCTGGGGCAGCACCTGcaaccctgcactgcaggatgaaggctaagagatggatggatggatgatgtttCCTTCAACTTGTTACTCACACTGTGGGTGGAGTCagatcattttcttttgttgtctTGTGCTGAGATTTCAGCTGGACATGGGAAACAGCTCTGTTCTTGTCTGCCATGTTGACAGATCCTGCCCTGACCTGAGGACTTTACATGATCATAGTTAGATCTGATCACAGATCTGCAGAGCTGAATGTAAATCTCCACTTCAGGACGTTCACACCTCTCCATCACCACGTTTTGTGAttgtgtctctttttgtctttcagtcAAACACTCCCTGACATATTTCCTCACTTCATTCTCTGGACTCCAAAACTTCCCAAGGTTTGTGGCTGTTTCAAATGTTGATGGAGTGTATGTAGCCtactgtgacagcagcaagaAGACAGCAGAACCCAGACAGGACTGGACCAAAACATTAATGGAGGAAGAACCTGAGCATCTTGAGTGGCACAATCACAAAGAGACCTCGATCAATTTAGGCAGCACTTTCACCACACAGAAGGTACAGTAGGTGTTTAAAACCACAGGATACACAAATCTTGGTCACGTGAAATGTCCAATTGTCATTAGACttaatgttttctgtttgtcaaTCAAATAATCAATTTATTAACTGACAGGTTTAATGAAGTTTTGTCTCTTCCAGGTGTTCATGTTTTCCAGGAGCTGTCCAGCTGTGAATGGGACAATGACACTGATAAGTTAAGGGGGTATCAGCGGGTTGGTTATAATGATGGAGAGGACGTCTTATCAATGGACCTGAAGACGCTGACATGACAGGTCACAGAAAAGGCTGCATTCTTCAAACAGAAGTGGGACAAGGACAAAGATATATTGCgctttattacattttttttcaccaaaATTTGTCCTCAGTGGTTGAAGGAGTATTTGAAATATGGGAGGAAATACCTGCTCAGAAAAGGTAGAATCACCTGTTTGATGTCATGTCCttatattcattattatttccTCACCCTCAACTTGTACTTCTTTTCTCACCCAGATcgtccctcagtgtctctcctccagaagactccctcctctgcagtcagctgccacgctacaggtttctactctgacagagccctgatgttctggagcaaagatggagaggagattcatgaaggtgtggagcacggagagatcctccccaaccatgatggaagCTTCCAGATGAGCGTTtatctgaatgtttcatcagtCCCCGAGGAGgactggaggaggtaccactgtgtgtttcagctcgATGGTGTAGAGGACGTCTTCACTCGACTGGACAAAACAGTGATCAGGACCAACAGCAGTAAGTTATTAAAAGAACAGTGAGGTCTGTGaaggaaagatgatgtctgaatGTTCTGGTTTCAGTTCCTCCCTCAGAGTTTCCAGCTGGTGTCCTCATTGGAGTtgttgttggactgctgctgctccactgcATGGCTGCACGGCTCCTCtggaagaagaacaaaacaggtgaataaataataaatcaactCTGCTGTTGGATCAAACATGCACATTATACAGATTAATCTCATGAGACCTATGATTCATTAACATTGTATCTCTGTTTTATTTCAGCATTCAGATAATGTAACCAACaaggagaacagacacagagTCACACTGACAGGACTGAGGAGAGATCAGTGGGGTTTGCTGGGACTTGTTACTGATAACCATCCTTTAATCTGTCACAACCATCAGTTCATGTTCCGCTCCTAATAAGTTCAACATGTTAACAACTGATGCTTTTATTCACATTTGACAGGGAAGCAACACACATGTACATCTGAATGGTCATCAATCGTTTACATAGCATGGAGATCATTATGAATCTattgctctgttttctttaaTAATTGTTATTTTATAAAATGCACTGATGCAGCAATATAAAAGCTCTGATGACTTATTTTAATCACAGGTGGACTACATGAAACACAGGGCTAAAACATACACTTACATGTTCTTGTTCCATGTGTGGAAGACTCGCCTGTTTCTTAGGAATCTCTGTATTGAAGCGTCTTTTTTTTGTGCCACATTGGTGCCTGTTCAGAACTGGCGTCACAGGGagtcctctgctctgctcaagACCTGTTTCTTATAATGTAAAGAAAAGAATATATTGGTTAAAATACATGAAGACAAATCCAGAGATAAATACATGAATGGATTATGGCTTCATTGGTTTTAACCAATAATGACTCCTTAAGCTTTAAGTAATTATtactgtgaaaaataaaaaatcatattttaatattttctttactttttgtgCTGATCAGTTGTGTTTCTGGACACATGAAGTACACAAAGCTGGATTTTCCAGCTCTGCAAATAACTGTTATTATCAAAATATACATCTATTCAATAAATGTATCATCATGTGTGTTGATGTATGATAAAGAGCGCCCTCTATCTGAATATACTGCCACATTAGTAAGGAGTAAACAAGCTCTAGTTTCACTTTCTATTACAAACCTGATTCTTCTATTTTGCCCGGTAACAGAGCTGTACGCTCATTTCCTGGATTACTATTGGCTGCATTAAggccttcctctgctgtgtcagtgtttgtgctgtggTTTACTCAGGACACCAGGGGAGTGTCTGATCGagagaatgttttgttttcattagtaAGTTTGTAGTCCAGTTGAAATCCTGTTTGTCTGGTGAGTGTTCAGCGCTCCACGAACAACACCAGCATCCAGCTGGAGTCAGGTAAGTTTACTTCCTGCTGTGATTTTCTGACGTCACATGATTTTATCTCCCTCTCAGTTCGTACTTTCAGTTGTCACTGTGGATGCTCTGTAACAAGAATGTCTGGACATTATAAGAGTATTCTtttcagtcagaccagtgttttttgtgttttttaccttgacTCTACATGTTTCGACAGGTCAGTAAGATCCCTCTTAAAGatgtatttttcctttttattccaTCTTTCTACAATGTTTACACTGCACTGTAGACTCAGCATAGTGGGAGGAGAgaagtgctcacacacacctgtctgttgGTCCCACAGTGAGACACTCCATGAAGTATTTCTACACCGGATCCTCTGGGGTGGAGAACTTCCCAGAGTTTGTGGGCGTCCTGCTGGTTGATGATGTTaatgttggtttctgtgacagCAACACCAGGAGAGCAACACCCAAATATGAATGGGGGTATAACATGACTAAAGAAGATCCACAGCACTTTGAGAGGAACACTCGGAGGTGTTTGGCTGCTATGAACGGTTTTAAGAGTATGAAGCAGTTTGACTGAAGCAGCTTTTCAGTCAAACTGGAGGTGAGTTTATGTGTTACTGTTTTtacaacaaagcaaaaaaaaatacagacactTGAGTTTTCCTTTGGGATTGAAAAAGTATTTATGTATCTCTTTATCTGTCTACatgctctctctcgctctctctgccaGGGGTTCATACCTACCAGAACATGTATGGCTGTGACTGGGATGATGAAACTGGAGACACCGCTGGCTATACACAGTATGGTTACAATGGAGAAGACGTCTTAATGTTTGACCTGGAGGCACAGTCGTGGATCGCTATGGCCCCACAAGCTATCCTCCTCAAACATTATATGAACAGAAATAGAGCTGAAAAGGAGGAAGTCAAACAGTACTTAACCAAGGAATGCATTCATTGGCTGAAGAAGTATTTTGTATctagcttggggtggaggagggttgccgggtttgatcagaagaaagctggagaggagatggagacttttaaatttcgtgctaagctgtgattggtcaggagagggatggaaagcgacagctgattggtgagggaggtgctttctattaagcacctgactaagagagcggaagacctttgaatgaatgaatgacccTTCATTACTGGAAAAAAGTGCTTTTACATGTAACATTaattgtgcgtgtgtgtctgtgtattaacTGTAATATTGTTTATTGTGGCACCTTAATATTCAGTAATGTGTCGTATTGTTTATCTCCTGACTGTTTTGCACAATTATTCATTCTCCACAGAGTTGCACATTGTACATTCATGTATATACCTTTATTTCTTCATTGTTTATATTTTAGTTTGGGTTAAAACGCCGATAAAGAAACAGAGTTGTTAAGACGATTGTTTACAGTATTTTAACTTTTTCTAATAAATTTTACCAGGATTTTCGGCTCCGCTAGagtaataaaatacatttattattaacTTGAGACTTTGTGATGTGGGGATCATTATTTCTTTGACCTGCTGTGGCCATTATCAAAACTTAAATCCTGATTAAATACCTGTTTATTCCTGCAGTAAAACACTCACTCAAGGCATTCTTCAGTGGATCTTCAGGCCTTCCAAACTCCCCTGAGTTTGTGGGTGTTGTGCAGCTTGATGGAACTGAGATCATGCAGTGTGACGGCATCAGGAGAGCAGATCTAAAACAGCACTCTCTGACAGACTTGATGGACAACCATCCAGAGCACAGGACATGGTTCACTCGTCAGTGTATAGACAGTGGAAACTTCTTCAGTGAAACCATCAATGCTCTAAAGAAGACAGAGTGCTCCATCCAACcccaaggtgtgtgtgttgtctgtgtgttccAGAAACATTGTGTGTCACTTAAAGTCAGTGTGCTGTGCACTCAGCGTGAACTAGCTACTTCGGTTTATTATTTCTCATTCTACTGGTGTTTGTGATGGAACAATTTTTCCCACTGTCTGTCAGGTACCCACAGCTTTCAGAGGATATGTGGCTGTGAATGGGATATTGAAACTGATGAAGTTCATGGAGTGGATCAGTATCGTTTTGATGGAGAAGACTTTATAGAATTTGACCTGAAGACTGACACCTGGATCTCTCAGACGCCACGGGCAAatgtcacaaaacaaaacaacaacaaacttaaAATCCACCAGACTACACAGTACCTGCGCAGGGTGTGTTTTGACTGGCTGAAGAAGTACTTGGATTATGGGAGGAACCTTCTCCAGAGACCAGGTAAAATTACATAACCTGATGTCACAAAACATCGTTCTACAAAACACTTTCCCATGTTTAGATTGTTCAGTTActcagaaaaaatgttttttctctgcagatcccccctcagtgtctctcctccagaagactccctcctctgcagtcagctgccacgctacaggtttctaccctgacagagccctgatgttctggagcaaagatggagaggagattcatgaaggtgtggagcacggagagatcctccccaaccatgatggaaccttccagatgagtgttTTTTCCTGAAAATTTCAGATATCATCCTCAAACACTGGAGGAGGTACgactgtgtgtttcagctctctgGCATCAAGGATATCATCACCACACTGGACAAAGCAGTGATCAGAACCAATGGAGGTATGATTTTAGCAGTGCTGGACTTTAATTTGAAgttataaatacacaaatatgagataaataaataaaagatctgCTTAAATACACCATAGTTTTAGTTTTATAGACATCTTGTAGAGTGATGGATGTGTTGTCATTCCAGATTACTACATCTGTACAAGACCTGAGGAAACCAACACACATCAGAGTTGCAGTGATTGTTGAATTTGTTTTCCTTCTAATTGCTGTCTGTTTTATCATGTTCAAAACAGGTGAGAAAACATGCTTTTTCATCACTTCCattattataatttaatttCTGTTACTTCAACCCCTAAATCGTTTTTAAACAATATTGTTGGGTTGGCAGTGTGAGTCTGTCGGTCATctactgccccctggtggttaCTTTGTCACGCACCAATATATAAAAGCATTATGTGGTTTGGCTAAAATATTCTAGAACAtgattctgtttttaaataaagtcgGTGAAGttgtttctttattatttatgtattgcAGGGTGTGTGGACtaactttgttttatttccttaACAGTTTCACAAAGTGCTGAGAGGAACGGTGCGTAGCTTTCATGCATTTGAtgcatttttttgcacaacttcttgcatcttttaaaatatatgGACTTATGCACTTCTTTTCAGGTTATATGGACTAACATTATTTTTATGCCTTTTCAGAACAAGTTGAAGCTAAGAATCAGATAACAAGTCAGTACCTTTATGAAACAATGTCAGTGATGCAttttgttttatgactgctGTTTTGTGCATCATTCTAATGGAGCAACTTTTCTGCTTTTACAGATCAACGTGCCGAGAGTCAAAGTAGTAGTAGTCTAAGTTAGTAActtcatgaaaaaaacaacattctaTGACTTCACATACTATGTGAAAGAGACTAAAGATATATATATTGCTGGATAATGCTAataacaaatgttttttctgcatttacaGTTTCAGAAGACTCCAAGAGTAAGAGTAAGAGTAAGAGTAAGAGTAAGAGTAAGAGTAGGTACCCCTCATATGAAATAATTACATTAATTCTTTAATGAATTTCACATagtgaatatttttattttagaatcATTGTTTGTTTGAGTCTGGTCCATTTTAATCTGTATTTAATGTGGCTGTTTTAAAACCCACCTGTCTCTTCACATGTATACAGTTTCTTTCTTTTGACTCCAAACATCCTTGGAGATGACAAGAAGTGGAATTATATCCTGTGTCCATGTTAAAACAGTAAAAGCAAGTTGTGTGACATTGtagtaaaaataacaaataagtGTATTTGATGTATACAGTTGCTTCTGTGTTTACAGGTCACTTTACCTTCGCCTACTTGGCTGCAGTGTTCCATGTCGGCATCCTCATCGTTTTGAATAGTATCCTCTTATATAGAATGAGTACTAATggtgagttttattttttgcttgtGGAAGGAATCATTTGCTGAAATATGATAATAATATGATATGAGGACCAGACATGGTTCAGGTAAAGAGTGatgtttctgcttttattaCAGATTTTAGCTTCGAAATTCCAACTGGTAAAGAAAACTTATTTAATTCCTCTATCTTCCATGCAAACATATTGAAGGCATGGTAAAAAATATGGTCTTGATTTTTAATTATTCATTCTCTCTGTAGATTACCTTTTAAAATGGAGTGACTACCCTAGAAGACAATTGGACCCTTAAAGGTTGAAtggagttgttgttgttgttgttgttgtttacctctTTGTGAAGGAGCTCCAGACAACAGATCACTAAATGGACAGTGCTGTATGCTGGTGTGCTCACATGTTATGATACCTTTTCATCTAAGACCCTTAGATGTGTTGTCATGTGACAGTTCATTATCTTTAAatatgtctctgtgtatgtatggATATGTATGCGAAAATAATGTATGCCATAGAGTCCATTTATATTAttgtataaaatataaatatatatattgtatatgttATTATAATAACATAATCAGTCTCTCCGAGTGGCAA
This region of Parambassis ranga chromosome 2, fParRan2.1, whole genome shotgun sequence genomic DNA includes:
- the LOC114426190 gene encoding LOW QUALITY PROTEIN: BOLA class I histocompatibility antigen, alpha chain BL3-7-like (The sequence of the model RefSeq protein was modified relative to this genomic sequence to represent the inferred CDS: inserted 1 base in 1 codon; substituted 1 base at 1 genomic stop codon) translates to MDGWMMFPSTCYSHFKHSLTYFLTSFSGLQNFPRFVAVSNVDGVYVAYCDSSKKTAEPRQDWTKTLMEEEPEHLEWHNHKXDLDQFRQHFHHTEGVHVFQELSSCEWDNDTDKLRGYQRVGYNDGEDVLSMDLKTLTXQVTEKAAFFKQKWDKDKDILRFITFFFTKICPQWLKEYLKYGRKYLLRKDRPSVSLLQKTPSSAVSCHATGFYSDRALMFWSKDGEEIHEGVEHGEILPNHDGSFQMSVYLNVSSVPEEDWRRYHCVFQLDGVEDVFTRLDKTVIRTNSIPPSEFPAGVLIGVVVGLLLLHCMAARLLWKKNKTAFR